In a genomic window of Cytobacillus sp. FSL H8-0458:
- a CDS encoding N-acetylneuraminate lyase, which produces MKGIFTALLCSFDENGRVNEKGLREIVRYNIEISKVDGLYVNGSTGENFLISTEQKKQIFEIVKDEAKDQVKLIAQVGSLNIDEAVELAQFATDLGYDAISAVTPFYYKFDFQEIKDYYYTILESVNNKMIIYSIPALTGVSMNLEQFGELFENEKVIGVKFTAPDFFLLERLRHAYPDKLIYSGFDEMLLSASVLNVDGAIGSTFNVNGQRAKQIFELAQKGQVKEARELQKVTNDLIGDILDNGLYQTIKEILKTQGVDAGVCRKPMKALEEDKVQRAKMIAEKYL; this is translated from the coding sequence ATGAAAGGAATTTTTACAGCGTTGTTGTGTTCATTTGATGAAAACGGAAGGGTGAACGAAAAGGGATTAAGGGAGATTGTCCGTTACAATATCGAAATTTCAAAGGTGGATGGCTTGTATGTCAATGGAAGTACAGGTGAGAACTTTCTGATTTCCACTGAACAAAAAAAGCAAATCTTTGAAATTGTAAAGGATGAAGCTAAAGATCAGGTTAAATTGATTGCTCAGGTGGGTTCATTAAATATTGATGAAGCAGTAGAATTAGCACAATTTGCAACAGATTTAGGCTATGATGCTATCTCTGCTGTTACACCTTTCTACTATAAGTTTGATTTCCAGGAGATTAAAGATTATTATTACACCATTTTAGAAAGCGTTAACAACAAAATGATCATCTATTCTATCCCAGCCTTAACGGGGGTTAGCATGAATCTTGAGCAATTTGGAGAGCTTTTTGAAAATGAAAAAGTAATTGGCGTGAAATTTACAGCACCTGATTTCTTCTTACTGGAGAGACTTCGCCATGCTTATCCTGATAAGCTCATTTATTCCGGATTTGATGAAATGCTGCTTTCTGCAAGTGTCCTGAATGTAGACGGAGCGATTGGCAGTACGTTTAATGTAAATGGACAGCGTGCCAAGCAAATTTTTGAATTGGCACAAAAAGGCCAAGTAAAAGAAGCAAGGGAGCTTCAAAAGGTAACCAATGATTTAATCGGAGATATTTTAGATAATGGCTTATACCAGACGATTAAAGAGATCCTGAAGACACAAGGCGTTGATGCAGGTGTATGCAGGAAGCCAATGAAAGCGCTTGAAGAGGATAAAGTTCAACGCGCGAAAATGATTGCGGAAAAATATCTGTAA
- a CDS encoding N-acetylmannosamine-6-phosphate 2-epimerase: MDVLDKIKGRLIVSCQALEDEPLHDSYIMSKMAFAAKLGGASGIRANSVKDIRAIKKEVDLPIIGIIKKDYPGSGVYITATEKEVDDLYQEGVDIIAFDATKQVRPDGKSFQGFFAEAKARYPDQLFMADISTLEEALAAEKAGVDIVATTLAGYTPYSEGVVPLELLEQVISHVSVPVIAEGNMDTPEKAKRAIELGAHAVVVGSAITRPKLITEKFAKAIQNY; encoded by the coding sequence ATGGATGTATTAGATAAGATAAAAGGCAGATTAATAGTTTCGTGTCAGGCCCTTGAAGATGAGCCGCTTCATGATTCATATATTATGAGTAAGATGGCTTTTGCAGCAAAGCTAGGAGGGGCTTCCGGAATTAGAGCAAACAGCGTGAAAGATATACGTGCAATCAAGAAGGAGGTCGATCTTCCCATCATTGGGATTATCAAAAAGGATTATCCCGGTAGCGGAGTGTATATTACGGCAACGGAAAAAGAAGTAGATGACCTGTATCAGGAAGGTGTGGATATCATTGCTTTTGATGCAACAAAGCAAGTCCGTCCGGATGGAAAAAGTTTTCAGGGATTTTTTGCAGAAGCGAAAGCCAGGTACCCGGACCAGCTGTTTATGGCTGATATTTCTACATTAGAAGAAGCGCTTGCAGCTGAAAAAGCCGGAGTGGATATTGTGGCAACCACTTTAGCGGGATATACTCCTTATTCGGAAGGAGTTGTTCCTTTGGAATTACTGGAACAAGTAATATCCCATGTTTCAGTTCCTGTTATAGCGGAAGGAAATATGGATACACCGGAAAAAGCAAAAAGGGCTATTGAATTAGGAGCTCATGCAGTTGTTGTAGGAAGTGCCATTACACGTCCGAAATTAATTACAGAGAAATTTGCAAAAGCTATACAAAACTACTAG
- a CDS encoding DUF4256 domain-containing protein, with the protein MTKGSKVLSPGQQYELLQTLKARFEKNMFRHEGLEWADVQAKLEANPEKLWSLNGMEETGGEPDVAGYDEKTGEYIFFDCAAESPKGRRSFCYDREALEARKKHKPENSATDMAAAIGIELLTEEQYRELQKLEAFDKKTSSWVQTPAHIRKLGGALFCDRRYDTVFVYHNGADSYYGARGFRGSLRV; encoded by the coding sequence ATGACAAAAGGAAGCAAGGTGCTGTCACCAGGACAGCAGTATGAATTGCTGCAAACATTGAAAGCACGTTTTGAAAAGAATATGTTCAGGCATGAAGGGCTTGAATGGGCGGATGTACAAGCTAAGCTTGAGGCTAATCCTGAGAAACTATGGTCGCTGAATGGAATGGAAGAAACGGGCGGCGAACCGGATGTTGCCGGGTATGACGAAAAGACGGGCGAATACATATTTTTTGATTGTGCAGCAGAAAGTCCTAAGGGCCGCAGAAGTTTTTGCTACGATCGTGAAGCACTGGAGGCAAGGAAAAAACATAAGCCGGAAAACAGCGCAACGGATATGGCGGCTGCCATAGGGATTGAACTTTTAACAGAAGAGCAATACCGGGAGCTCCAGAAGCTTGAAGCTTTCGATAAGAAAACATCGAGCTGGGTACAGACACCCGCTCATATCAGAAAACTTGGCGGGGCCCTCTTCTGTGACCGCCGCTACGATACGGTGTTTGTGTATCACAATGGAGCCGATTCCTACTATGGTGCAAGAGGGTTCCGCGGCTCGTTGAGAGTTTAG
- a CDS encoding cation:dicarboxylate symporter family transporter: MKKFKLSLATQIFIGLILGIAVGGIFYGSEAAQSVLQPFGDLFIRLIKMIVVPIVLSTIIVAIAGVGDLKSVGKLGGKSLTYFIGMTLVAIVVGLIAGNVFQPGAGLNMDSLQQSDISSYVETNKEQEGKSVADTFLHIVPTNPVQAMVEGDMLAIIFFAVVFGLGIAAIGDVGKPVLRFFEGTAKAMFYVTNLFMKYAPIGVFALIGVTISKYGFASLIPLGKLALTVYGSMIFFVLVVLGVMAKVVGFSIFKLLKMIKEELILAFSTASSETVLPRIMDKMEKAGSPKHISSFVIPTGYSFNLDGSVLYQAIASLFIAQMFGIELSIGQQITLMLVLMVTSKGMAGVPGVSFVVLLATFSTIGLPAEGLAFIAGIDRILDMGRTAVNVVGNSLAAIVIAKWEGQFNPPAEERFEQQAS, from the coding sequence ATGAAAAAATTCAAATTAAGTTTAGCCACTCAGATTTTCATCGGTCTTATTTTAGGGATCGCTGTTGGCGGTATTTTCTATGGAAGTGAAGCGGCGCAAAGTGTCCTGCAGCCGTTTGGCGATCTTTTTATCCGCTTAATTAAAATGATTGTTGTTCCTATTGTACTATCCACGATTATTGTTGCCATTGCTGGTGTAGGTGATTTAAAATCCGTTGGTAAGCTTGGCGGTAAATCATTGACCTATTTTATTGGGATGACATTGGTTGCCATTGTGGTTGGCTTAATTGCCGGGAATGTATTTCAGCCAGGTGCCGGCCTGAATATGGACAGCCTGCAGCAAAGTGATATTTCAAGCTATGTCGAAACCAATAAAGAGCAGGAAGGCAAGTCGGTAGCGGATACTTTCTTGCATATTGTGCCTACTAATCCAGTACAAGCCATGGTTGAAGGCGATATGCTGGCGATTATCTTCTTTGCTGTTGTTTTTGGACTTGGAATCGCAGCAATTGGAGATGTTGGAAAGCCGGTTCTGAGATTTTTCGAAGGTACGGCTAAGGCGATGTTCTATGTAACTAACCTATTTATGAAGTATGCACCGATCGGGGTATTTGCCTTAATTGGTGTCACGATTTCCAAGTATGGTTTTGCCTCACTGATCCCATTAGGCAAGCTGGCGCTCACTGTATATGGTTCCATGATTTTCTTTGTTCTTGTTGTTCTGGGAGTGATGGCCAAAGTGGTCGGGTTCAGCATCTTTAAATTATTGAAGATGATCAAAGAGGAATTAATTTTGGCATTTTCAACAGCAAGCTCGGAAACAGTTCTTCCAAGAATCATGGACAAAATGGAGAAAGCGGGAAGCCCGAAACATATTTCTTCCTTCGTAATTCCAACAGGCTACTCTTTTAACCTGGATGGATCTGTTTTATATCAGGCGATTGCCTCTTTATTTATTGCCCAGATGTTTGGAATCGAATTGAGCATCGGACAGCAAATTACGTTAATGTTAGTACTGATGGTTACATCGAAAGGAATGGCGGGTGTACCTGGCGTATCCTTTGTTGTGCTGCTGGCGACATTCAGCACCATTGGATTGCCTGCAGAAGGGCTTGCCTTTATTGCGGGTATTGACCGTATCCTTGACATGGGACGCACAGCGGTTAACGTGGTGGGGAACTCACTGGCGGCAATTGTTATAGCGAAGTGGGAAGGGCAATTCAACCCTCCAGCAGAAGAAAGATTTGAACAACAAGCTTCATAA
- a CDS encoding dienelactone hydrolase family protein: MNGEKIWRIRVEIMKKNSNSLILVIHEIYGINQHIKSFCDLLTKQNFEVICPNLLEREISFDYSQEEAAYRHFMEHVGFDRAARKIKDLLLDVKDEYEAIYIIGFSIGATVAWLCSEEVCVDGIVGYYGSRIRDYLELTPRSPAMLFFPQEEQSFDVDKLVLALEKKKIKVYKFAGKHGFSDPYSSRYDEKSEQEAFSKTLEFLLHMFEKV, from the coding sequence ATGAATGGCGAAAAAATTTGGAGAATAAGGGTAGAAATTATGAAAAAAAATAGTAATTCATTAATCCTCGTAATCCACGAAATCTATGGAATAAATCAACATATAAAGAGTTTTTGCGATTTATTAACAAAGCAGAATTTTGAAGTGATATGCCCCAATTTATTAGAGCGGGAGATATCTTTTGATTATTCTCAAGAGGAAGCCGCTTATCGTCACTTTATGGAACATGTCGGTTTCGATAGAGCGGCACGTAAAATCAAAGATTTATTATTGGATGTTAAAGATGAATACGAAGCAATATATATCATTGGGTTTAGTATAGGTGCAACTGTTGCCTGGCTGTGCAGCGAGGAAGTATGTGTTGATGGAATAGTTGGATACTACGGTTCAAGGATTAGGGACTATTTAGAGCTCACACCCCGGAGTCCTGCCATGCTTTTTTTTCCGCAAGAAGAGCAGTCTTTTGATGTTGATAAGTTAGTATTGGCTCTAGAGAAAAAGAAAATTAAAGTATATAAATTTGCTGGGAAACATGGATTCAGTGATCCTTATTCCTCCAGGTATGATGAAAAATCAGAACAAGAAGCATTTAGTAAAACGCTGGAATTTTTATTGCATATGTTTGAGAAAGTATGA
- a CDS encoding NAD(P)H-dependent flavin oxidoreductase: MKFPQLKIGHMTPEFPIMQGGMGVGISLSGLASAVANAGGIGIISGTGISIEELRLHIRKARASIKGEGYIGVNVLFAMNDFAEKMKAAIEEKVDFIISGAGISRDMYNWGKESGTPVISIVSSARLAKMSERLGASAVVVEGNEAGGHLGTERPLFDILPEVVEAVKIPVIAAGGILTGEDIAHAIRVGASGVQMGTRFVASHECDAPLSFKEKYVHAKQEDIVMVKTTVGLEGRAIKNNFTEQISDNKKVKIKKCIDCLKNCSYRFCTLDSLVTSMKGDCENGLVFAGARVHEINEILPVQTIIHNIKREYEACV, encoded by the coding sequence TTGAAATTTCCACAATTAAAAATCGGTCATATGACGCCTGAGTTTCCCATCATGCAGGGTGGAATGGGCGTTGGTATTTCGTTAAGCGGCCTGGCATCAGCTGTTGCGAATGCCGGGGGGATTGGAATTATTTCAGGAACAGGAATCAGCATTGAAGAGTTAAGGCTGCATATACGAAAGGCCAGGGCATCTATCAAGGGTGAGGGCTATATTGGGGTGAATGTTTTATTTGCCATGAATGATTTTGCTGAAAAAATGAAAGCCGCCATAGAGGAAAAGGTGGATTTCATTATTTCAGGTGCAGGAATATCAAGGGATATGTACAATTGGGGCAAAGAATCCGGCACACCGGTCATTTCGATAGTGTCATCTGCAAGGCTGGCTAAAATGTCCGAACGGCTTGGTGCTTCTGCCGTAGTCGTAGAGGGCAATGAGGCAGGAGGACATTTAGGAACCGAAAGACCGTTATTCGATATCTTACCGGAAGTCGTGGAAGCTGTTAAGATTCCTGTTATAGCTGCCGGGGGAATCCTGACAGGAGAAGATATCGCGCATGCCATTCGCGTCGGGGCTTCCGGTGTTCAGATGGGAACCAGATTTGTCGCAAGTCATGAATGTGATGCACCCCTATCCTTTAAGGAAAAATATGTACATGCCAAACAGGAAGATATCGTTATGGTGAAAACCACCGTAGGTTTGGAAGGCCGTGCCATTAAGAATAACTTTACTGAACAAATTTCTGACAATAAAAAGGTGAAAATCAAGAAATGCATCGATTGCCTGAAAAATTGCTCCTACCGCTTTTGCACATTGGATTCTCTTGTCACATCCATGAAGGGGGACTGTGAGAATGGTCTCGTATTTGCGGGTGCAAGAGTCCATGAAATTAACGAGATTTTGCCTGTTCAGACGATCATTCATAACATCAAAAGGGAATATGAAGCTTGTGTTTAA
- a CDS encoding GNAT family N-acetyltransferase, translating to MDILIRQELPEDYDSTEEMVKEAFLNEEYSNKTEHFLVKRLRNSDAFIPELSLVALTQAKEVVGHILLSKIKIKDGEKAADSLALAPLSVRPDYQGKGIGSQLIRIAFTKAKEAGYHSVVVLGHKDYYPKFGFKPASLWNIHAPFDVPDEVFMALELKENALKNAAGVVHYSKAFSE from the coding sequence ATGGATATCTTAATTCGGCAAGAACTACCTGAAGACTATGATTCGACTGAAGAAATGGTAAAAGAAGCTTTTTTAAATGAAGAATACAGCAACAAAACAGAACATTTTCTTGTCAAAAGGCTCAGAAATTCAGATGCCTTCATTCCGGAGCTTTCTTTAGTGGCGTTAACTCAAGCTAAAGAAGTTGTGGGACATATTCTTTTATCTAAAATTAAAATAAAGGATGGTGAGAAAGCGGCAGATTCTCTTGCACTTGCCCCCCTTTCTGTTCGTCCCGATTATCAAGGGAAAGGCATAGGGAGTCAATTGATTCGTATTGCATTTACCAAGGCAAAAGAGGCCGGTTATCATTCCGTAGTCGTTCTGGGCCATAAAGATTATTATCCAAAGTTCGGCTTTAAGCCAGCCAGTCTTTGGAATATTCATGCCCCGTTTGACGTGCCTGACGAAGTATTCATGGCTCTGGAATTGAAGGAGAATGCTCTTAAAAATGCTGCTGGTGTTGTCCATTATTCAAAAGCTTTTTCAGAATAA
- a CDS encoding VOC family protein has translation MKPRISVITLGVDDLERSLHFYQNGLGFPTQGIVGREFEHGAVAFFDLQSGLKLAIWNRKDIAHDTSMNQTGKSPTEFTIGHNVGSKEEVDMVMKQAESAGAVITVQAHETFWGGYSGYFQDPDWHLWEVVWNPAWKFTE, from the coding sequence ATGAAACCGCGGATTTCAGTTATCACATTAGGTGTAGATGATTTAGAAAGATCCTTACATTTCTATCAAAATGGTCTTGGGTTTCCAACACAGGGCATAGTAGGAAGAGAATTCGAGCATGGTGCTGTGGCATTTTTTGATCTGCAATCTGGATTAAAACTGGCAATTTGGAATCGAAAAGATATCGCTCATGACACCAGTATGAACCAGACAGGAAAAAGCCCAACTGAATTTACGATTGGGCATAATGTTGGGAGTAAAGAAGAGGTAGATATGGTAATGAAACAGGCAGAGAGCGCGGGTGCCGTTATTACGGTTCAAGCTCACGAGACTTTTTGGGGTGGATATTCTGGATATTTTCAAGACCCAGATTGGCACTTATGGGAAGTGGTTTGGAATCCTGCTTGGAAATTTACAGAATAA
- a CDS encoding sigma-70 family RNA polymerase sigma factor: MRKIRDDDSLEDRDMWLEMIMDEYGERLTKFAYNYVKDWKLAEDIVQDVFITSYQNYDKIDELNSFKSWIYRLAINRSKDVLKSHAFRKVVLNSSLFSLFSSKELPPEKELLKRSEEEFLSFCVLSLPVKYREVITLYYYAECSIEEIQGLIGVNQNTIKTRLSRGRMKLKKMMERRGYNGEQA; this comes from the coding sequence GTGAGAAAGATCAGGGATGATGATTCATTAGAAGATCGTGATATGTGGCTTGAGATGATAATGGATGAGTACGGTGAACGGCTCACGAAGTTTGCTTATAACTATGTGAAGGACTGGAAGCTCGCGGAAGATATTGTTCAGGATGTCTTCATAACAAGTTACCAAAATTATGACAAAATCGATGAATTGAACTCCTTTAAATCATGGATTTATCGATTAGCTATTAATAGATCAAAGGATGTCCTGAAGAGTCATGCGTTTCGGAAAGTAGTGCTTAATTCGAGTCTGTTTTCTTTATTTTCATCGAAGGAATTGCCTCCGGAAAAGGAGCTGCTGAAGCGCAGCGAGGAAGAATTTCTTTCCTTTTGTGTATTGTCTTTGCCTGTGAAGTACCGGGAAGTTATTACTCTCTATTATTATGCAGAATGTTCGATTGAAGAGATCCAGGGACTAATAGGAGTAAACCAAAATACGATTAAAACGAGATTGAGCAGAGGCAGGATGAAGTTGAAAAAAATGATGGAGAGGCGGGGATATAATGGAGAGCAAGCTTAG